The following are encoded together in the Candidatus Hydrogenedentota bacterium genome:
- a CDS encoding HAD family phosphatase gives MASVYLFDLDGTLVDTEILWVEAMELLAKERGYELTREVALNMVYGISWPEVYERFLKRFPELTMSIEAMGEAINPYFLQLRDSQDVRIPGSIALVKELAKEHTVAVVSGSYRYDVEAGIRIAGIEPYLKFYLGHEDYTPGKPDPACYVAAAKLAGVETAQCVVFEDSWAGVTAAKEAGAFAVALSRPGRPAQDYSQADLILSDLSEFDPSQVKR, from the coding sequence ATGGCATCGGTGTATTTATTTGATCTTGACGGTACCCTAGTGGATACAGAGATTTTATGGGTTGAGGCAATGGAGTTGCTCGCAAAAGAGCGGGGCTATGAATTGACCCGTGAAGTAGCGCTCAACATGGTCTATGGCATTTCTTGGCCCGAAGTGTACGAACGTTTTCTCAAGCGTTTCCCCGAATTGACCATGTCCATTGAAGCAATGGGCGAAGCCATCAATCCTTATTTCCTGCAATTGCGCGACAGTCAAGACGTACGAATTCCCGGATCCATTGCACTCGTGAAAGAGCTTGCGAAAGAGCACACGGTGGCGGTGGTGTCCGGCTCTTATCGTTACGACGTTGAAGCAGGCATACGCATTGCCGGCATCGAGCCCTACCTCAAGTTTTATTTGGGGCATGAAGATTATACACCCGGAAAGCCTGATCCCGCGTGTTATGTGGCGGCAGCGAAATTGGCAGGTGTCGAGACTGCTCAATGTGTTGTCTTTGAAGATTCCTGGGCTGGTGTTACGGCAGCCAAAGAGGCAGGCGCCTTTGCCGTTGCTTTATCCCGGCCGGGCCGCCCCGCGCAGGACTACTCACAGGCTGATCTTATCCTCAGCGATTTGAGCGAATTTGATCCGTCGCAAGTGAAACGCTGA
- a CDS encoding superoxide dismutase — translation MKDSRRDFLKIAGGVAASGALLNAMSSEAVAQTTGAVAEHVLPDLPYAYDALEPYIDAATMELHHSKHHAAYVSGLNGAEAALAKARKDNDFSLAQYWSKRVSFNGGGHFLHSMFWKVMAPAGKGGGGEPDGALRDAINRDFGSFDSFKKEMSAAAAQVEGSGWGLLHYRPEDDRLIVLQAENQHELSPWGVWPILGIDVWEHAYYLKYQNKRADYIEAWWNVVNWKQVADNLASLKSAR, via the coding sequence ATGAAAGATTCGAGACGAGATTTTTTGAAGATTGCCGGCGGTGTAGCCGCTTCCGGCGCATTGTTGAATGCTATGAGTTCTGAAGCGGTTGCCCAGACAACGGGCGCTGTGGCAGAGCACGTATTGCCCGATCTGCCCTATGCCTATGATGCCTTGGAGCCTTATATTGACGCGGCGACCATGGAATTGCATCACAGCAAACATCACGCCGCCTATGTGAGCGGTTTGAATGGCGCTGAAGCGGCCTTGGCAAAGGCGCGCAAAGACAACGATTTTTCGCTGGCACAATATTGGAGCAAACGGGTTTCATTCAACGGTGGCGGTCATTTCCTGCACAGCATGTTTTGGAAGGTGATGGCGCCTGCCGGAAAGGGCGGCGGTGGTGAGCCCGATGGCGCGCTGCGCGACGCTATCAATCGTGATTTTGGAAGCTTTGACAGCTTCAAAAAAGAAATGAGTGCCGCCGCGGCACAGGTGGAAGGCAGCGGATGGGGTTTGTTGCATTACCGCCCCGAAGATGATCGTTTGATTGTCTTGCAAGCGGAAAACCAACACGAACTATCTCCGTGGGGTGTTTGGCCGATTTTAGGGATTGATGTGTGGGAACACGCGTATTATCTGAAGTATCAAAACAAACGAGCCGACTACATCGAAGCCTGGTGGAATGTCGTGAACTGGAAACAGGTGGCCGATAATCTCGCGTCCTTAAAGAGTGCGCGCTAA